In one window of Kitasatospora sp. MMS16-BH015 DNA:
- the truA gene encoding tRNA pseudouridine(38-40) synthase TruA — protein MVNDCAEQPPVKDGPASGYVRIRLDLAYHGAEFSGWARQRGGRRTVQEEIESALQIVTRSSELHPLTVAGRTDAGVHARGQVAHVDLPVALWAEHGEKLRRRLAGRLPADVRIFRVGEAPAGFDARFSAIWRRYAYRVADHPGGVDPLLRGHVLWHDRPLDIEKMNQAAKLLLGEHDFAAYCKKREGATTIRTLLELHWDRVPVDGYATQEGSLAVATVRADAFCHNMVRALVGAMLLVGDGHRPVEFPGEVLRGGVRNSAVNVIRPYGLTLEEVGYPADDQLAERNRLARRMRTLPGTPAVETAQAD, from the coding sequence GTGGTGAACGACTGCGCGGAGCAGCCGCCGGTGAAGGACGGCCCGGCCTCGGGGTACGTGCGGATCCGGTTGGATCTGGCGTACCACGGGGCGGAGTTCTCCGGGTGGGCGCGGCAGCGTGGTGGGCGGCGGACGGTGCAGGAGGAGATCGAGAGCGCGCTGCAGATCGTGACGCGCTCGAGCGAGCTCCACCCGCTGACGGTGGCCGGGCGCACCGATGCCGGGGTGCACGCGCGGGGGCAGGTGGCGCACGTGGACCTGCCGGTGGCGCTCTGGGCCGAGCACGGGGAGAAGCTGCGGCGGCGCCTGGCCGGGCGGCTGCCGGCGGACGTGCGGATCTTCCGGGTGGGGGAGGCACCGGCCGGGTTCGACGCGCGGTTCTCGGCGATCTGGCGGCGGTACGCGTACCGGGTGGCCGACCACCCGGGCGGGGTGGACCCACTGCTGCGCGGGCACGTGCTCTGGCACGACCGGCCGCTGGACATCGAGAAGATGAACCAGGCGGCGAAGCTGCTGCTGGGGGAGCACGACTTCGCCGCGTACTGCAAGAAGCGCGAGGGCGCGACCACCATCCGCACCCTGCTCGAGCTGCACTGGGACCGGGTGCCGGTGGACGGCTACGCGACCCAGGAGGGCTCGCTCGCGGTGGCCACCGTGCGGGCCGACGCGTTCTGCCACAACATGGTGCGGGCACTGGTCGGGGCGATGCTGCTGGTGGGCGACGGGCACCGGCCGGTGGAGTTCCCCGGGGAGGTGCTGCGGGGCGGGGTGCGCAACAGCGCCGTCAACGTGATCCGGCCGTACGGGCTGACGCTGGAAGAGGTCGGCTACCCGGCCGACGACCAGCTGGCGGAGCGGAACCGGCTGGCCCGGCGGATGCGGACCCTGCCGGGAACGCCGGCGGTGGAGACGGCGCAGGCCGACTGA
- the rplQ gene encoding 50S ribosomal protein L17 — MPRPAKGARLGGGPHHEPLLLAGLCRELFQYGRITTTEAKARRMRPLAEKLITKAKVGDIHNRRIVRKTITDVSVLHTLFTEIAPRYENRPGGYTRITKIGPRRGDNAPMAVIELVEALTVAQNAVGEAEAATKRAVKEADEAAAVETAEVETA, encoded by the coding sequence ATGCCCCGTCCCGCGAAGGGTGCCCGCCTCGGTGGCGGCCCGCACCACGAGCCGCTGCTGCTCGCCGGCCTCTGCCGCGAGCTGTTCCAGTACGGCCGCATCACCACGACCGAGGCCAAGGCCCGTCGGATGCGCCCGCTGGCGGAGAAGCTGATCACCAAGGCCAAGGTCGGCGACATCCACAACCGTCGCATCGTCCGCAAGACGATCACCGACGTCTCCGTGCTGCACACCCTCTTCACCGAGATCGCGCCGCGCTACGAGAACCGCCCCGGTGGTTACACCCGCATCACCAAGATCGGTCCCCGTCGTGGCGACAACGCCCCGATGGCCGTGATCGAGCTGGTCGAGGCCCTGACCGTCGCGCAGAACGCCGTCGGCGAGGCCGAGGCCGCCACCAAGCGTGCCGTCAAGGAGGCCGACGAGGCCGCCGCTGTCGAGACCGCTGAGGTCGAGACCGCCTGA
- a CDS encoding DNA-directed RNA polymerase subunit alpha, protein MLIAQRPSLTEEVVDEFRSRFVIEPLEPGFGYTLGNSLRRTLLSSIPGAAVTSIRIDGVLHEFTTVPGVKEDVTDLILNIKQLVVSSEHDEPVVMYLRKQGPGVVTAADIAPPAGVEVHNPELVLATLNGKGKLEMELTVERGRGYVSAVQNKASGQEIGRIPVDSIYSPVLKVTYKVEATRVEQRTDFDKLIVDVETKPAMRPRDAMASAGKTLVELFGLARELNIDAEGIDMGPSPTDAALAADLALPIEELELTVRSYNCLKREGIHTVGELVARSEADLLDIRNFGAKSIDEVKAKLAGMGLALKDSPPGFDPTAAADAFGADDLDDAGYAETEQY, encoded by the coding sequence ATGCTGATCGCTCAGCGTCCCTCGCTGACCGAAGAGGTCGTCGACGAGTTCCGCTCGCGGTTCGTGATCGAGCCGCTGGAGCCGGGCTTCGGCTACACCCTCGGCAACTCCCTCCGCCGTACCCTCCTCTCCTCGATCCCCGGCGCTGCTGTCACCAGCATCCGGATCGACGGTGTCCTGCACGAGTTCACCACCGTGCCGGGCGTCAAGGAGGACGTGACCGACCTCATCCTCAACATCAAGCAGCTGGTCGTCTCCTCGGAGCACGACGAGCCGGTCGTGATGTACCTGCGCAAGCAGGGCCCGGGTGTGGTCACCGCCGCCGACATCGCGCCCCCGGCCGGTGTCGAGGTGCACAACCCCGAGCTGGTCCTCGCCACGCTGAACGGCAAGGGCAAGCTGGAGATGGAGCTGACCGTCGAGCGCGGTCGCGGCTACGTCTCCGCGGTGCAGAACAAGGCTTCCGGCCAGGAGATCGGCCGCATCCCGGTCGACTCGATCTACAGCCCCGTGCTGAAGGTCACCTACAAGGTCGAGGCCACCCGTGTCGAGCAGCGGACCGACTTCGACAAGCTCATCGTCGACGTCGAGACCAAGCCCGCCATGCGCCCCCGTGACGCCATGGCCTCGGCCGGCAAGACCCTGGTGGAGCTGTTCGGTCTCGCCCGCGAGCTGAACATCGACGCCGAGGGCATCGACATGGGCCCGTCCCCGACGGACGCCGCCCTGGCCGCCGACCTGGCGCTGCCGATCGAGGAGCTCGAGCTCACCGTTCGGTCGTACAACTGCCTCAAGCGCGAGGGCATCCACACCGTGGGTGAGCTCGTCGCCCGCTCCGAGGCCGACCTGCTCGACATCCGCAACTTCGGTGCGAAGTCGATCGACGAGGTCAAGGCGAAGCTGGCCGGCATGGGCCTGGCGCTCAAGGACAGCCCGCCCGGGTTCGACCCGACCGCCGCCGCCGACGCCTTCGGCGCCGACGACCTGGACGACGCGGGTTACGCGGAGACCGAGCAGTACTGA
- the rpsK gene encoding 30S ribosomal protein S11, which yields MRRKEKKNVAHGHAHIKSTFNNTIVSITDPSGNVISWASAGHVGFKGSRKSTPFAAQMAAEAAARRAQEHGMRKVDVFVKGPGSGRETAIRSLQATGLEVGSIQDVTPTPHNGCRPPKRRRV from the coding sequence ATCCGCCGCAAGGAAAAGAAGAACGTCGCCCACGGGCACGCTCACATCAAGAGCACGTTCAACAACACGATCGTCTCGATCACCGACCCCTCGGGCAACGTGATCTCCTGGGCCTCCGCCGGCCACGTCGGCTTCAAGGGCTCGCGCAAGTCCACCCCGTTCGCCGCGCAGATGGCCGCCGAGGCCGCCGCGCGTCGTGCGCAGGAGCACGGCATGCGCAAGGTCGACGTCTTCGTCAAGGGTCCGGGCTCCGGCCGCGAGACCGCGATCCGCTCCCTCCAGGCCACCGGCCTCGAGGTGGGTTCGATCCAGGACGTCACCCCCACCCCGCACAACGGCTGCCGTCCGCCGAAGCGTCGCCGCGTTTGA
- the rpsM gene encoding 30S ribosomal protein S13 gives MARLAGVDLPREKRIEIALTYVYGIGRTRAQQSLAETGVNPDVRVRDISEDDLVKLAQWIDANYTVEGDLRREVAADIRRKVEIGCYEGLRHRRGLPVRGQRTHTNARTRKGPRRAIAGKKKPGKK, from the coding sequence ATGGCACGCCTCGCCGGCGTTGATCTCCCGCGTGAGAAGCGGATCGAGATCGCCCTCACCTATGTCTACGGCATCGGCCGTACCCGCGCCCAGCAGTCGCTGGCCGAGACCGGTGTGAACCCGGACGTCCGCGTCCGCGACATCTCCGAGGACGACCTCGTCAAGCTCGCGCAGTGGATCGACGCCAACTACACGGTCGAGGGTGACCTCCGCCGTGAGGTGGCCGCCGACATCCGCCGCAAGGTCGAGATCGGCTGCTACGAGGGCCTGCGCCACCGCCGTGGCCTGCCCGTCCGTGGCCAGCGCACCCACACCAACGCGCGTACCCGCAAGGGCCCGCGTCGCGCGATCGCCGGCAAGAAGAAGCCGGGCAAGAAGTAG
- the rpmJ gene encoding 50S ribosomal protein L36, with the protein MKVKPSVKKICDKCKVIRRHGRVMVICDNLRHKQRQG; encoded by the coding sequence ATGAAGGTCAAGCCGAGCGTCAAGAAGATCTGCGACAAGTGCAAGGTGATCCGCCGTCACGGCCGGGTCATGGTGATCTGCGACAACCTGCGCCACAAGCAGCGCCAGGGCTGA
- the infA gene encoding translation initiation factor IF-1, whose protein sequence is MAKKQGAIEIEGTVIESLPNAMFKVELQNGHKVLAHISGKMRMHYIRILPDDRVVVELSPYDLTRGRIVYRYK, encoded by the coding sequence ATGGCAAAGAAGCAAGGCGCCATTGAGATCGAGGGCACCGTGATCGAGTCTCTCCCGAACGCCATGTTCAAGGTTGAGCTGCAGAACGGTCACAAGGTCCTCGCGCACATCAGCGGCAAGATGCGTATGCACTACATCCGCATCCTCCCGGATGACCGGGTCGTCGTGGAGCTCAGCCCCTACGACCTGACCCGCGGCCGGATCGTCTACCGCTACAAGTAA
- the mscL gene encoding large conductance mechanosensitive channel protein MscL: MLKGFRDFMMRGNVVDMGVGIVIGSAFTAVVTGFVKAFLTPLVGVVVGATGDFSQYSFTVLHVTFPYGEFLNVFIAFMMTAAVLYFCVVLPVTKATARYLPKKPKAPKRPCPECLTEIPEAANRCSACTAVVGRVGVHIM, encoded by the coding sequence GTGCTCAAGGGCTTCCGCGACTTCATGATGCGCGGCAACGTCGTCGACATGGGCGTCGGCATCGTGATCGGCTCGGCGTTCACGGCGGTGGTGACCGGGTTCGTGAAGGCCTTCCTCACCCCGCTGGTGGGCGTGGTGGTCGGCGCGACCGGTGACTTCAGCCAGTACTCGTTCACCGTGCTGCACGTCACGTTCCCCTACGGCGAGTTCCTGAACGTGTTCATCGCGTTCATGATGACGGCCGCGGTGCTCTACTTCTGCGTGGTGCTCCCGGTCACCAAGGCGACCGCCCGCTACCTGCCGAAGAAGCCCAAGGCCCCCAAGCGCCCCTGCCCCGAGTGCCTCACCGAGATCCCCGAGGCCGCCAACCGCTGCTCCGCCTGCACCGCGGTCGTCGGCAGGGTCGGTGTCCACATCATGTAA
- the map gene encoding type I methionyl aminopeptidase: MVEIKTPEQIAKMRVAGLVVAEALKACREAVAPGVTTQEINDIAAKVIADHGATSNFRAHHGGLWFPGVICASVNNEVVHGIPGERVLQEGDLFSIDCGAIVDGWHGDAAITVAVGEVRPEVEMLSRVTEGSMWAGIAQMKKNNRLVDVSKAIEGYIRRQPLPPKGKWGITEGYGGHGIGTAMHMEPHVLNYVERGRGKGPKLVPGTVLAIEPMVSLGTPHTEILEDDWTVVTTDGTWASHWEHSVAVTEQGPLVLTAFDGGKAQLAALGVTAAPDPLG; the protein is encoded by the coding sequence ATGGTGGAGATCAAGACCCCCGAGCAGATCGCGAAGATGCGGGTGGCCGGGCTGGTCGTCGCCGAGGCGCTCAAGGCGTGCCGCGAGGCGGTCGCCCCCGGGGTGACCACCCAGGAGATCAACGACATCGCGGCCAAGGTGATCGCGGACCACGGCGCGACCTCGAACTTCCGGGCCCACCACGGCGGGCTCTGGTTCCCCGGCGTGATCTGCGCCTCGGTCAACAACGAGGTCGTCCACGGCATCCCCGGCGAGCGGGTGCTCCAGGAGGGCGACCTCTTCTCCATCGACTGCGGTGCGATCGTGGACGGCTGGCACGGCGACGCCGCCATCACCGTGGCGGTCGGCGAGGTCCGTCCCGAGGTCGAGATGCTCAGCCGGGTGACCGAGGGCTCGATGTGGGCCGGCATCGCCCAGATGAAGAAGAACAACCGCCTGGTCGACGTCTCCAAGGCGATCGAGGGCTACATCCGCCGCCAGCCGCTGCCGCCCAAGGGCAAGTGGGGCATCACCGAGGGGTACGGCGGCCACGGCATCGGCACCGCGATGCACATGGAGCCGCACGTGCTGAACTACGTCGAGCGCGGCCGGGGCAAGGGCCCGAAGCTGGTGCCCGGCACCGTGCTGGCGATCGAGCCGATGGTCTCGCTCGGCACCCCGCACACCGAGATCCTCGAGGACGACTGGACGGTCGTCACCACCGACGGCACCTGGGCCTCGCACTGGGAGCACTCGGTGGCCGTCACCGAGCAGGGCCCGCTGGTGCTGACCGCCTTCGACGGCGGGAAGGCCCAGCTGGCGGCCCTCGGCGTGACCGCCGCTCCCGACCCGTTGGGCTGA
- a CDS encoding adenylate kinase, which translates to MRIVLVGPPGAGKGTQAHLLAKTLSIPHISTGDLFRANIGQGTELGKAAKSYMDAGQLVPDEVTIGMAKDRMAQADAAQGFLLDGFPRNLAQAEALDGILAEWGIKLDGVLDLEVPEDEVVKRIAGRRLCRNDGSHVYHVDYNPPAVDGVCDECGGELYQRADDNEDTVRNRLDVYHTETEPIIAYYQAQGVVSTISALGKVNEVTDRAIEALKRDN; encoded by the coding sequence ATGCGTATCGTCCTCGTCGGACCTCCCGGGGCCGGGAAGGGTACTCAGGCGCACCTGCTCGCCAAGACCCTGTCCATCCCCCACATCTCCACCGGCGACCTCTTCCGGGCCAACATCGGCCAGGGCACCGAGCTGGGCAAGGCGGCCAAGTCCTACATGGACGCCGGCCAGCTGGTGCCGGACGAGGTGACCATCGGGATGGCCAAGGACCGGATGGCCCAGGCCGACGCGGCCCAGGGCTTCCTCCTGGACGGCTTCCCGCGGAACCTCGCGCAGGCGGAGGCGCTGGACGGCATCCTCGCTGAGTGGGGCATCAAGCTCGACGGGGTGCTGGACCTGGAGGTCCCCGAGGACGAGGTCGTCAAGCGCATCGCCGGCCGCCGGCTGTGCCGCAACGACGGCAGCCACGTCTACCACGTGGACTACAACCCGCCGGCCGTGGACGGTGTCTGCGACGAGTGCGGCGGCGAGCTGTACCAGCGCGCCGACGACAACGAGGACACGGTGCGCAATCGGCTCGACGTCTACCACACGGAGACCGAGCCGATCATCGCCTACTACCAGGCGCAGGGCGTGGTCTCGACCATCTCCGCACTGGGCAAGGTGAACGAGGTCACCGACCGGGCGATCGAAGCGCTCAAGCGCGACAACTGA
- the secY gene encoding preprotein translocase subunit SecY: MLSAFARAFKTPDLRKKLLFTLGIVALYRVGAHIPVPGVDFKAVNTCISATKSSGLFGLVNLFSGGALLQLTIFALGIMPYITASIILQLLTVVIPRLEALKKEGQAGTAKITQYTRYLTIALAVLQGTGIVATASSGALFSGCALANEIVPDQSVFRIAVMVITMTAGTTVIMWLGELVTDRGIGNGMSILIFTSIAAGFPASMWGIKQSGKIAGGWVEFFSVIAVGVIVVVLVIFVEQAQRRIPVQYAKRMIGRRAFGGTSTYIPLKVNQAGVIPVIFASSLLYIPSLVVQLTNSQAGWATWVRTNFVKGDHPIYMATYFVLIVFFAFFYVAISFNPEEVADNMKKYGGFIPGIRAGRPTAEYLNYVLTRITWPGSLYLGLIALVPLIALVAFGAQTNFPFGGTSILIIVGVGLETVKQIESQLQQRNYEGFLR, encoded by the coding sequence GTGCTCAGTGCGTTCGCGCGGGCGTTCAAGACGCCCGACCTGCGCAAGAAGCTGCTCTTCACGCTGGGCATCGTGGCTCTGTACCGGGTCGGTGCGCACATCCCCGTGCCGGGCGTGGACTTCAAGGCCGTCAACACGTGCATCAGCGCGACCAAGAGCAGCGGCCTCTTCGGCCTCGTCAACCTCTTCAGCGGCGGCGCGCTGCTCCAGTTGACGATCTTCGCGCTCGGCATCATGCCGTACATCACGGCCAGCATCATCCTCCAGCTCCTCACCGTGGTGATCCCGCGGCTCGAGGCGCTGAAGAAGGAGGGCCAGGCCGGCACCGCCAAGATCACCCAGTACACCCGCTACCTGACCATCGCGCTCGCCGTGCTCCAGGGCACCGGCATCGTCGCGACGGCCTCCAGCGGCGCGCTGTTCTCGGGCTGCGCGCTCGCCAACGAGATCGTCCCGGACCAGTCGGTCTTCCGGATCGCCGTCATGGTGATCACGATGACCGCCGGTACCACGGTGATCATGTGGCTCGGCGAGCTCGTCACCGACCGCGGCATCGGCAACGGCATGTCCATCCTGATCTTCACCTCGATCGCCGCCGGCTTCCCCGCCTCGATGTGGGGCATCAAGCAGTCCGGCAAGATCGCGGGCGGCTGGGTCGAGTTCTTCAGCGTCATCGCGGTCGGCGTGATCGTGGTGGTCCTGGTCATCTTCGTGGAGCAGGCCCAGCGCCGGATCCCGGTGCAGTACGCGAAGCGGATGATCGGTCGCCGTGCCTTCGGCGGCACCTCGACCTACATCCCGCTGAAGGTCAACCAGGCCGGTGTCATCCCGGTCATCTTCGCCTCTTCACTGCTGTACATCCCCTCGCTGGTGGTGCAGCTGACCAACAGCCAGGCGGGCTGGGCGACCTGGGTCCGGACGAACTTCGTCAAGGGTGACCACCCGATCTACATGGCCACCTACTTCGTGCTGATCGTCTTCTTCGCCTTCTTCTACGTCGCGATCTCCTTCAACCCCGAAGAAGTTGCCGACAATATGAAGAAGTATGGTGGCTTCATCCCGGGCATCCGGGCCGGCCGACCGACTGCCGAGTACCTTAACTACGTGCTTACCCGCATCACGTGGCCTGGTTCGCTGTACCTGGGGCTGATCGCCCTGGTCCCGTTGATCGCCCTGGTGGCCTTCGGCGCGCAGACTAACTTCCCGTTCGGCGGTACCAGCATCCTCATCATCGTCGGTGTCGGACTCGAAACTGTGAAGCAGATCGAGAGCCAGCTCCAGCAGCGTAATTACGAAGGGTTCCTCCGCTGA